From Chloroflexota bacterium, the proteins below share one genomic window:
- a CDS encoding CpsD/CapB family tyrosine-protein kinase: MTENRTATPSDLLVTLSSPRSPISESYRTLRTNLQFVSLDKPLQTLLITSPGPEEGKSTMLANLAIALAQGEKRAIMVDCDLRRPNLHKLFGLSHQRGLTTMMVDDKAMLDPPLQETGVPGLQLLASGPLPPSPPDLLGSQRMDRVLAVLKERADIVLLDAPPVVAVSDAAILATKVDGVLLVVSAGQTRRDSVQAAKTRLEKVNAHLIGAVLMNVPLDMSLQRYYYARREEE; encoded by the coding sequence ATGACCGAAAACCGAACGGCAACACCAAGCGACTTGCTGGTTACCTTGTCCAGCCCTCGCTCACCAATTAGCGAGTCCTATCGCACGCTGCGCACGAACCTGCAGTTCGTCAGCCTGGACAAACCCCTGCAGACCCTGCTCATCACCTCGCCAGGGCCTGAGGAAGGCAAATCCACCATGCTAGCCAACCTGGCTATTGCTCTCGCTCAGGGGGAGAAAAGAGCGATCATGGTGGATTGCGATCTGCGGCGTCCTAACTTGCACAAACTATTCGGGCTTAGCCACCAGAGAGGGCTGACGACCATGATGGTGGATGACAAAGCGATGCTGGACCCCCCATTGCAGGAAACTGGCGTGCCCGGTCTGCAATTGCTGGCCAGCGGCCCCCTTCCGCCAAGCCCACCAGACCTTCTGGGTTCGCAGCGCATGGACCGCGTGCTCGCTGTACTGAAGGAGCGGGCGGACATTGTGCTTCTCGATGCTCCCCCTGTGGTAGCTGTGAGCGATGCCGCCATACTGGCGACCAAGGTTGACGGTGTGCTGCTTGTCGTTAGCGCCGGACAAACCAGACGGGACAGCGTGCAAGCAGCCAAAACCAGGCTGGAAAAGGTGAACGCTCATCTCATCGGGGCTGTACTGATGAACGTGCCTTTGGATATGAGCCTGCAACGGTATTACTATGCCCGACGAGAGGAAGAATAA
- a CDS encoding sugar kinase, with amino-acid sequence MSILVVGSVALDSIQTPFGKVKDTLGGSATYFSAAAQLYAQVNLVAVVGTDFPKEHIDFLRQRGVNLDGLQVVEGKTFRWSGRYSYDMNTVETLDTQLNVFATFHPDLPEAYRNSEYVFLANIDPVLQLEVLSQIRSPKLTVLDTMNYWINYRKDVLSQAISVADIVLMNEAEARQYANTFSLVRAARKILSLGPKALVIKKGEYGATLFANGDEPRKSFFFAPAYPLEKIQDPTGAGDSFAGGFIGYLAQQGCIRQEDIKRAIIHGSVVASFTVEDFGVGRLRTLTMDEIQARYREFKDFTNFEPTCPWSDHCEHLHAKQN; translated from the coding sequence GTGAGCATATTGGTCGTTGGTTCGGTTGCATTGGATTCCATCCAAACACCCTTTGGTAAGGTAAAAGATACCCTGGGTGGCTCAGCCACCTATTTTTCAGCGGCCGCCCAACTCTACGCTCAGGTCAACCTGGTCGCTGTAGTGGGCACAGACTTTCCCAAGGAACACATTGACTTCCTCAGGCAACGAGGCGTTAACCTGGATGGCCTGCAAGTGGTAGAAGGCAAGACATTCCGTTGGTCTGGACGCTACAGTTATGACATGAACACTGTCGAGACCTTGGATACACAACTGAACGTTTTTGCCACATTTCATCCAGACTTACCCGAGGCATATCGGAATTCGGAGTACGTCTTCCTGGCCAACATTGACCCGGTGTTGCAATTGGAGGTACTCTCACAAATCCGAAGTCCTAAGTTGACTGTGCTTGACACCATGAATTATTGGATCAACTATCGCAAAGATGTCCTCAGCCAAGCAATTTCAGTAGCGGACATTGTACTAATGAACGAAGCAGAAGCCCGTCAATATGCCAATACCTTCAGCCTCGTCCGTGCCGCGCGCAAGATCCTCAGCCTAGGGCCGAAAGCACTCGTGATCAAGAAAGGTGAATACGGTGCAACTCTATTCGCCAATGGCGATGAACCAAGAAAATCGTTTTTCTTTGCCCCGGCCTATCCCTTAGAAAAAATCCAAGACCCTACCGGGGCCGGAGATTCCTTCGCTGGTGGATTCATTGGCTATCTAGCCCAGCAGGGCTGCATCCGCCAAGAAGACATCAAACGTGCCATTATCCATGGCAGCGTAGTAGCTTCTTTTACCGTAGAGGATTTTGGTGTGGGCAGGCTACGGACTCTTACCATGGATGAGATCCAGGCACGCTACCGCGAGTTCAAAGATTTTACCAACTTTGAGCCTACCTGCCCCTGGTCTGACCATTGTGAACACCTGCATGCTAAGCAGAACTGA
- a CDS encoding methionine adenosyltransferase: MRNITVESLDKTPVEAQAVELVERKGVGHPDSICDAIMEEVSVSLCREYVKSFGRVVHHNIDKGLLVAGKTSPRIGGGKVEEPMRLVFGDRAIYEYKGKKVPVGEIAVATAQEWLRKNLRFVDPTQHIVFQNEIKPGSPELTDIFDREVIGANDTSAAVGYAPLTETERIVLATERYLNSPEFKKAFPESGEDIKVMGYRRYRELILTVAMAFVDRFVPSEKAYFARKAEIKTMIEQFVAREKRNFDKVIVDLNTLDVEGRGEDGMYLTVLGTSAEGGDCGQVGRGNKVNGVIALNRPMSTEAAAGKNPIAHVGKIYTFLTHFIADDIYQHVPGIAEVYVWLCSQIGQPIDKPLIASAQLVLKPGVNLEDIRKPVEEVIENELANIYRFTERLTLGEFSVW; the protein is encoded by the coding sequence ATGAGAAACATTACTGTGGAAAGCCTGGACAAGACCCCAGTCGAGGCACAGGCAGTGGAGTTAGTGGAACGAAAGGGCGTTGGCCACCCCGATTCGATTTGCGACGCCATTATGGAGGAAGTGTCGGTTAGTCTTTGTCGGGAGTACGTCAAGAGCTTTGGCCGGGTAGTGCACCACAACATTGATAAAGGGCTACTTGTTGCCGGCAAGACCTCCCCTCGTATCGGTGGAGGCAAGGTAGAGGAACCTATGCGCCTAGTCTTTGGAGACCGCGCCATCTATGAATACAAAGGCAAAAAAGTGCCCGTTGGGGAAATCGCGGTTGCCACGGCACAAGAATGGCTGCGCAAGAACCTGCGCTTTGTTGACCCTACGCAGCACATCGTCTTCCAAAACGAAATCAAACCTGGTTCGCCAGAGTTGACGGACATCTTTGATCGCGAGGTCATCGGTGCCAATGACACATCGGCTGCCGTGGGCTATGCCCCGCTCACAGAGACTGAGCGCATCGTACTGGCCACTGAACGGTATCTGAACTCACCTGAGTTCAAGAAAGCCTTCCCTGAATCGGGCGAAGACATCAAAGTGATGGGCTACCGCCGTTACCGCGAGTTAATCCTCACGGTGGCGATGGCCTTTGTAGACCGCTTCGTGCCCAGCGAAAAAGCTTACTTCGCACGCAAAGCCGAGATCAAGACCATGATCGAACAGTTTGTAGCCAGGGAAAAGCGCAACTTTGACAAGGTTATTGTTGACCTCAACACACTGGATGTAGAAGGCCGTGGCGAAGATGGCATGTATCTGACTGTCCTGGGAACCTCTGCCGAGGGAGGCGACTGCGGACAGGTTGGGCGCGGGAACAAAGTCAATGGAGTGATTGCTCTGAACCGTCCAATGAGCACTGAGGCTGCGGCAGGCAAGAACCCAATCGCGCACGTGGGCAAAATCTACACATTTCTCACCCATTTCATCGCTGACGATATCTACCAGCACGTGCCGGGTATTGCTGAAGTCTACGTCTGGCTGTGCAGCCAAATCGGCCAGCCCATCGACAAGCCACTTATTGCCTCGGCTCAATTGGTGCTCAAGCCAGGCGTGAATTTGGAAGACATACGAAAGCCGGTCGAGGAAGTAATCGAAAACGAACTAGCGAATATCTACCGCTTTACCGAACGCCTGACGCTTGGCGAATTCAGCGTATGGTAG
- a CDS encoding B12-binding domain-containing radical SAM protein has protein sequence MKTTLVYPGITGKGFNSLGQGMDSGWICHGLAMLAACAKQKGFEVNLLDLRAMRDWDHYRDELLARRPDVVGVSMMSVDYNPAMQSLQIVRQVLPEATTIVGGPHPTLMLDEVKDDPSIDHIFLGESEITFPEFLARHQRGEPSERIIPSIHPDLDALPFADHEFFLQEWRKWGYNLDSPEAPFVPELPPPFVTIIAGRGCMYNCSYCQPAERLIFGRQVRTRSVANVIAELKELREHYHFNSFMFHDDCLTEDRDWVIEFCQAYRAAGFTQPFFCQSRADIIVKNEDMVKMMAEVGLRGYLIGFESGSDRVLKFIRKGTKRWQNLEAARICKKYGISIWANYMLGLPTETQEEVMETISMLKQIDPDYYSPAFYTPHPGSDLYTYCIEHDLSLIKSHDSYRRNPNEPKIKGIDYQWLQWALAESQRRTWPNQLRRQARYYWKRYAQPKKIARKLRQLIVGSSA, from the coding sequence ATGAAGACAACACTAGTATATCCTGGCATCACGGGCAAGGGCTTTAACAGCCTGGGGCAGGGCATGGACTCGGGTTGGATCTGCCATGGCTTGGCCATGCTTGCCGCTTGTGCCAAGCAAAAGGGCTTTGAAGTGAACTTGCTCGACCTGCGCGCCATGCGCGACTGGGATCACTACCGAGACGAATTGCTTGCGCGTCGCCCAGACGTGGTAGGCGTGAGCATGATGAGCGTGGACTATAACCCTGCCATGCAGAGCTTGCAGATCGTGCGCCAAGTGCTCCCAGAAGCAACCACCATCGTGGGCGGTCCTCATCCCACGCTGATGCTGGATGAAGTCAAAGATGACCCTAGCATAGACCACATCTTCCTAGGCGAGTCCGAGATCACCTTTCCTGAGTTCCTAGCCCGTCATCAGCGCGGAGAACCATCGGAGCGCATCATCCCTTCAATACACCCAGACCTAGATGCTCTTCCCTTTGCCGACCATGAGTTCTTCCTGCAAGAATGGCGCAAATGGGGCTACAATCTGGATTCGCCCGAGGCACCTTTCGTGCCCGAGTTGCCGCCACCTTTTGTCACGATCATCGCCGGGCGTGGCTGCATGTACAACTGCAGTTATTGCCAGCCTGCTGAGCGCCTCATCTTTGGGCGCCAAGTGCGGACGCGCAGCGTAGCCAACGTCATCGCCGAACTGAAGGAACTGCGCGAGCACTACCACTTTAACAGTTTCATGTTCCACGATGACTGCCTGACCGAAGATCGCGATTGGGTCATCGAGTTCTGCCAAGCCTACCGCGCTGCCGGGTTCACGCAGCCCTTCTTCTGCCAGAGCCGTGCGGACATCATCGTCAAAAACGAAGACATGGTGAAAATGATGGCGGAAGTGGGCTTGCGTGGCTATCTAATCGGCTTCGAGAGCGGCAGCGACCGCGTGCTCAAGTTCATCCGCAAGGGAACCAAACGCTGGCAGAACCTGGAAGCGGCGCGTATCTGCAAGAAATATGGCATCTCTATCTGGGCCAATTACATGCTGGGCTTGCCTACCGAGACCCAAGAAGAGGTCATGGAGACCATCAGCATGCTGAAGCAAATTGACCCCGATTACTACAGCCCAGCGTTCTACACACCCCATCCAGGCAGCGACTTGTACACGTACTGCATTGAGCATGACCTTTCCCTGATCAAAAGCCACGATAGTTACCGTCGCAATCCCAATGAACCGAAAATCAAGGGGATAGATTATCAGTGGCTGCAGTGGGCGCTTGCCGAATCACAGCGCCGCACCTGGCCCAATCAACTGCGGCGCCAGGCGCGGTATTACTGGAAGCGCTACGCTCAGCCCAAAAAAATCGCACGCAAACTGCGTCAACTCATCGTCGGAAGTAGCGCCTAG
- a CDS encoding glycosyltransferase: MKVAIVCSWLNQYGGAERVLEAVHEIFPEAPIYTSIFWPEALPPAYQDWDIRTSFLNRFPFIHRHHQWYLPLYPYAFEGFDFSEYDLVLSITSAFAHGIITSPKTLHICYCLNPARFLWDYHAYIARENIGYLVRMILPLFLYNLRLWDRLAADRVDHFLAISRTVQQRILKFYGRNAEIIHPPVDVRRFSPSSEHGDYFLIISRLVPYKRIDLAVQAFSQLGLPLYIIGDGRDRNTLEAMAAPNVRFLGRVDDEAIAQYLSKCRAFIFPGEEDFGIAPLEAQAAGRPVIAYAGGGALETVVDGKTGLFFYEQTPEALAEAVQRFDETCFDSDAIRVHALRFDRKAFQRKLADFVYMQCAKGESA, from the coding sequence TTGAAAGTTGCGATCGTTTGCTCATGGTTAAACCAATACGGGGGAGCCGAACGAGTGCTAGAGGCTGTGCATGAGATATTCCCCGAAGCCCCCATTTACACGTCTATCTTTTGGCCAGAGGCTTTGCCGCCTGCCTATCAGGATTGGGACATACGGACTTCCTTTCTGAATCGTTTCCCCTTTATCCACCGCCATCACCAGTGGTATCTGCCTCTCTACCCATACGCCTTCGAAGGGTTTGATTTCTCTGAGTACGACTTGGTGCTGAGCATCACCAGTGCCTTCGCGCATGGCATCATCACCAGTCCCAAGACCTTGCATATTTGTTACTGCCTGAACCCTGCGCGTTTCCTCTGGGACTATCACGCCTACATAGCACGTGAAAATATTGGCTATCTGGTGCGCATGATTTTGCCCCTGTTCCTCTACAATTTGCGGCTATGGGATCGCCTAGCAGCAGACCGCGTGGATCATTTTTTGGCCATTTCTCGAACTGTTCAGCAACGTATCCTCAAGTTCTACGGGCGAAACGCAGAAATCATTCATCCACCGGTTGATGTCCGGCGTTTTTCTCCCTCCTCCGAACATGGCGATTATTTTCTGATCATCTCTAGATTGGTGCCTTACAAACGCATTGATCTAGCTGTGCAGGCGTTCAGCCAGCTTGGCTTACCCTTGTATATTATCGGAGATGGACGAGACCGCAATACCCTCGAAGCCATGGCTGCCCCTAATGTGCGTTTTCTAGGACGTGTTGACGATGAGGCAATTGCACAATATCTGAGCAAATGCCGTGCTTTCATCTTCCCTGGCGAGGAGGACTTTGGCATCGCTCCTTTGGAAGCTCAGGCCGCTGGCCGTCCTGTGATTGCCTACGCTGGAGGGGGTGCTCTAGAAACTGTAGTAGATGGAAAGACAGGCCTATTCTTCTACGAGCAAACACCCGAAGCGTTGGCTGAAGCAGTACAGCGTTTCGATGAAACCTGTTTCGATTCCGATGCAATTCGGGTGCACGCTTTGCGCTTTGATCGCAAAGCGTTCCAGCGCAAATTGGCCGACTTTGTGTATATGCAATGCGCCAAAGGCGAATCCGCATAA
- a CDS encoding methionine synthase: MPNTFQSAWLPAALGSLPLHDVAQAWDWTLKYLPQIPVWPQLPKRSYQENMYAQFSENFPGIVVDLEAERIYVDRTHDLDRDLERLYLAYLQNDLEYGELSPQYAAGLYHLLNTEGLLPTPLVALKGQVTGPISWGLVVTDQNRRPLLYDEVMADAIAKHLRLKAAWQEQKLRAFAPQTIIFVDEPYMSSFGSAFVSLSRDQVVLLLEEVFAGISGLKGVHCCGNTDWSVLLDTSVDILSLDAYTYAESLSLYPDAVAAFLERGGIIAWGIVPASSAVEGETTESLLERLHQAMDLLVRKGLAQDKLLAAGLVTPSCGTGSLDRHTAERVLELTAEVSAQMRARYVTA; encoded by the coding sequence ATGCCCAATACATTCCAATCCGCATGGTTACCTGCCGCCCTGGGCAGTCTGCCATTGCACGATGTGGCACAGGCCTGGGATTGGACACTGAAGTATTTGCCCCAGATACCAGTCTGGCCCCAATTGCCCAAGCGTTCCTACCAGGAGAACATGTATGCACAGTTCTCCGAAAACTTCCCGGGCATCGTAGTGGACTTGGAAGCAGAACGCATCTATGTAGATCGTACCCACGATCTGGATCGCGACCTAGAACGCCTGTACCTTGCCTATCTGCAGAATGACCTAGAGTACGGTGAGCTAAGTCCGCAGTATGCCGCAGGGCTATATCATCTGCTCAACACCGAGGGTCTGCTGCCCACGCCGCTGGTTGCGCTCAAAGGGCAGGTTACCGGGCCTATCAGTTGGGGGCTGGTAGTCACCGATCAAAACCGCCGCCCATTGCTCTACGATGAAGTCATGGCTGATGCCATAGCCAAGCATCTGCGCCTGAAAGCTGCCTGGCAGGAACAAAAACTCCGCGCCTTCGCACCGCAAACGATCATCTTCGTGGATGAACCTTACATGAGTTCCTTCGGATCAGCCTTTGTCTCGCTGAGCCGTGATCAGGTAGTGTTGCTGCTCGAAGAAGTCTTTGCAGGCATCAGTGGCTTAAAAGGTGTCCATTGCTGCGGTAATACGGATTGGTCAGTTCTACTGGATACTTCGGTAGATATTCTTAGCCTCGATGCATACACCTATGCGGAATCCCTTTCGCTGTATCCCGACGCAGTGGCCGCATTCCTGGAGCGCGGGGGGATAATTGCTTGGGGCATTGTCCCTGCGAGCTCGGCTGTGGAGGGGGAAACAACCGAAAGCTTGCTGGAGCGCTTGCACCAAGCAATGGATCTATTAGTGAGAAAAGGTCTTGCGCAGGACAAACTCCTAGCTGCTGGACTGGTCACGCCCTCCTGCGGCACTGGTTCTTTGGATCGTCATACGGCTGAACGTGTTTTGGAATTGACCGCTGAGGTATCGGCGCAGATGCGTGCCAGATACGTCACGGCCTGA
- the mtnA gene encoding S-methyl-5-thioribose-1-phosphate isomerase — protein MRTIEWHDGKVRLIDQQRLPHEFVVLEYTDYRDVAEAIKTMKIRGAPAIGAAAAFGLALAVVHCHSCSRPQVLAEFERAADLLAQTRPTAVNLFWAIRRMSEVANSPQWKTAEQVIHAVVQEAQRIADEDVEINRRMGEHGATLIQDGDNILTHCNTGALAVVDYGTALGVVRTAHEQGKRIHVWVDETRPFLQGARLTAWELQQAGIPCTLITDNMAGHFMSRGKVDIVLVGADRIAANGDVANKIGTYSLAVLAKENGIPFYSVAPTSTIDLSIAYGADIPIEERDPREVTHIRGMPICAEGIKAAHPAFDVTPHRYVTGIVTENGIVYPPFTLGLKKVKGISEQPPPSTEQSDEKY, from the coding sequence GTGCGTACCATCGAATGGCACGACGGTAAAGTCAGGCTCATTGACCAACAACGACTGCCACACGAGTTCGTTGTCCTGGAATACACGGATTACCGCGATGTCGCCGAAGCAATCAAGACGATGAAGATCCGCGGTGCACCAGCGATTGGTGCGGCTGCAGCTTTTGGCCTAGCTCTGGCGGTCGTGCATTGCCATTCCTGTTCACGCCCGCAAGTGCTCGCAGAGTTTGAGCGCGCTGCGGATCTCCTTGCACAGACCCGCCCTACGGCGGTCAACCTCTTCTGGGCCATTCGGCGCATGAGCGAGGTGGCGAATAGCCCACAATGGAAAACGGCGGAGCAGGTCATCCACGCAGTCGTACAAGAAGCGCAGCGCATCGCCGATGAAGATGTCGAGATTAATAGGCGCATGGGAGAGCATGGCGCAACCCTGATCCAGGATGGCGATAACATCCTGACGCACTGCAACACCGGTGCGTTGGCCGTCGTGGACTATGGCACAGCCCTAGGCGTAGTGCGCACCGCCCATGAACAAGGCAAACGCATTCACGTCTGGGTAGACGAAACACGTCCGTTCCTGCAAGGAGCAAGGCTAACGGCGTGGGAGTTGCAACAGGCAGGCATCCCCTGTACCCTGATCACCGATAACATGGCTGGCCACTTCATGTCCCGCGGCAAGGTGGATATCGTGTTGGTCGGTGCAGACCGCATTGCAGCCAATGGCGACGTCGCCAACAAGATCGGCACCTATTCCTTGGCAGTGCTGGCCAAAGAGAATGGCATCCCCTTCTACTCCGTCGCGCCCACCTCGACCATAGACCTGAGCATTGCTTATGGTGCAGATATTCCCATCGAAGAACGTGATCCGCGTGAAGTAACGCATATCCGCGGAATGCCTATCTGTGCAGAAGGGATCAAGGCTGCTCATCCTGCTTTCGATGTCACTCCGCACCGCTACGTCACGGGCATTGTGACCGAGAATGGCATCGTTTACCCTCCTTTTACCCTAGGTCTGAAGAAAGTGAAAGGCATCTCTGAACAGCCTCCACCTTCCACCGAGCAAAGCGACGAGAAATATTAA
- the rfbB gene encoding dTDP-glucose 4,6-dehydratase — MRNLLIAGGAGFIGSNFVHYILEKYPNYRVVVYDKLTYAGNLDNLKGLEHDPRYTFVHGDICDADKVAETMRQHKIDAIVNFAAESHVDRSLMSPGSFIQTDIYGTYVLLEAAKQFGVERYHQVSTDEVYGEVLQGSSRESDALAARSPYAASKAGADLMVNAYFISFGVPATITRGSNNIGPYQYPEKVVPLFITNALDDLPLPLYGDGRQMRDYQYVWDHCEAIDIVLHKGKPGEIYNVGTGVETCNIDMARMILQLLNKPESLIQHVTDRPGHDRRYSLNCDKLKALGWRSAHTFEQALEKTVRWYVDNEWWWRKIKSGQHYREYYEKNYAQRQVLSVRD, encoded by the coding sequence TTGCGCAACCTACTCATCGCCGGCGGAGCCGGGTTCATTGGCAGCAACTTTGTGCACTATATCCTGGAGAAATATCCCAACTATCGCGTAGTTGTCTATGACAAGTTGACCTACGCCGGCAACCTGGATAACCTCAAGGGGCTGGAGCACGATCCACGCTACACTTTTGTGCACGGCGACATCTGCGATGCCGACAAAGTCGCAGAGACCATGCGCCAGCATAAGATTGATGCCATAGTCAACTTCGCCGCAGAAAGCCATGTGGACCGCTCTCTCATGTCGCCGGGCAGTTTCATCCAGACCGACATATACGGAACCTATGTATTGTTGGAAGCGGCAAAGCAGTTCGGCGTCGAACGCTATCACCAGGTTTCGACCGATGAGGTATATGGCGAAGTGCTTCAGGGGTCTTCGCGGGAGAGCGATGCGCTGGCTGCGCGCAGCCCCTATGCCGCCAGCAAAGCCGGCGCTGACCTCATGGTAAATGCTTACTTCATCAGTTTTGGTGTGCCCGCTACGATAACCCGCGGCTCCAACAACATTGGGCCGTACCAATACCCGGAGAAGGTCGTGCCGCTGTTCATCACCAATGCTCTCGATGACCTCCCACTGCCGCTGTACGGCGATGGCCGGCAGATGCGCGATTACCAGTACGTGTGGGATCATTGCGAAGCCATTGACATCGTGCTGCACAAAGGCAAACCCGGCGAGATCTACAATGTGGGCACGGGCGTGGAAACCTGCAATATAGATATGGCACGCATGATCCTCCAATTGCTCAACAAGCCGGAGAGCCTCATTCAGCACGTAACCGACCGCCCAGGCCACGACCGCCGCTACTCCCTCAACTGCGATAAACTGAAGGCGCTGGGCTGGCGTTCTGCCCATACCTTTGAGCAGGCATTGGAAAAGACCGTGCGCTGGTATGTGGACAATGAATGGTGGTGGCGCAAGATCAAATCGGGGCAGCATTACCGGGAATATTACGAGAAAAATTACGCTCAGCGCCAGGTACTGAGCGTCAGAGATTGA
- a CDS encoding glucose-1-phosphate thymidylyltransferase, with amino-acid sequence MKGLILSGGKGTRLYPLTYTCAKQLVPVANKPVLFRVIEAIKEAGITNIGIVVGDTAAEIKEAVGDGSRWDVNITYIHQEAPLGLAHAVKIAQDFIGDERFVMFLGDNVIQGGIAGLVKQFVSSDYNCQIVLTRVAHPQQYGVAVLKNGAVVRLVEKPRDPPSNLALVGIYMFDHHVFEAVNNIRPSWRNELEITDAIQYLVDHDYKVYPYIHEGWWIDTGAPGDMLDANRLVLDDLVPKIEGYVDRDSKLIGKVTIQKGAEIIGSVIRGPAIIGEETRIVNSYIGPFTSIYHHVVVEKSEIEHSIVLEHSRIIDIPQRIENSLIGRNVEIVRSPLLPKAYKMTLGDHSKVGLL; translated from the coding sequence ATGAAAGGTCTGATTCTCAGCGGAGGCAAAGGTACACGCTTGTACCCTCTTACTTACACCTGTGCCAAGCAATTGGTGCCCGTGGCTAACAAACCCGTCTTGTTTCGTGTCATTGAGGCAATCAAAGAAGCGGGCATCACCAACATCGGCATCGTGGTTGGCGATACGGCGGCGGAAATCAAGGAAGCTGTAGGGGATGGCTCGCGCTGGGACGTGAACATCACCTATATCCACCAAGAAGCCCCACTTGGGCTGGCTCATGCTGTAAAAATCGCCCAGGATTTCATTGGTGACGAGCGTTTCGTGATGTTCCTGGGAGACAATGTAATCCAAGGTGGCATCGCGGGCCTGGTCAAGCAGTTTGTGTCAAGTGACTACAATTGCCAGATTGTCCTGACACGCGTTGCCCACCCTCAACAATACGGTGTAGCGGTGCTGAAAAACGGCGCCGTCGTCCGTCTCGTGGAAAAACCGCGTGATCCACCCAGCAATCTGGCACTGGTGGGCATCTATATGTTCGACCATCACGTCTTCGAGGCGGTCAACAACATCAGGCCCTCCTGGCGTAATGAACTGGAAATCACCGACGCCATCCAATACCTGGTGGACCATGATTACAAGGTGTATCCGTATATCCACGAAGGATGGTGGATTGACACAGGCGCTCCTGGGGATATGCTGGATGCCAATCGCCTGGTACTGGATGACCTAGTGCCCAAGATAGAAGGCTATGTTGACCGCGACTCGAAATTGATTGGCAAGGTAACCATTCAGAAGGGAGCCGAAATCATCGGCAGCGTCATCCGCGGACCAGCGATCATCGGTGAAGAAACGCGCATTGTAAACTCCTACATCGGCCCATTCACTTCCATTTATCACCACGTCGTGGTGGAAAAGAGCGAAATCGAGCATTCCATCGTTTTGGAACACAGCCGTATCATAGACATTCCGCAACGCATTGAAAACAGCCTCATTGGACGCAATGTGGAGATCGTTCGCTCACCACTGCTCCCCAAGGCTTATAAGATGACCTTGGGTGATCACAGCAAAGTGGGATTGCTATGA